TGTTAGATTTGTCAATCACTCTTACACGTATACAGAATCACTTTTTGCGCCAAGCGGGTTGATAGACCGATTTCGGGGGAGGGAACTGGTGAATCCAGTTAATGATCCGGGTCGATATCCACTGGCATACAACTGCAAGGATAATAATTTTCCAATCGATCACATAGGCAGCGAAAGCGAATATGATTCCATTCATCCAGAACAATGAGGTGCCCGGGTTGATTCTTTTATACTTATAAATGGCTAAGGCAACATAACCGATTCCCCCATTCGATACCCTCTGCTTTATGAGGATGGCGACACCTGTTCCGAGAATAACCGAGCCGAATAGAAGATCGATCCATACGTTGCCGAACGGGGGTTCTAGGAACACCTCGAAGAAATTAACGGAAACGGACGTCACTGTTATAACAAATATGGTCCCGAAGGCACTGACTCCATCAAGATAAGGGACTGTAAAGGCAAGGAAAATAAAATTGGCCAGCCACAGTCCGAGACTCATCGGGATCTCAAACGCATGGTTCAGAAGCACCGCGATCCCTGCTCCTCCTCCCGAAGGAATGGCGTGAGGAAACAAGAACATGGCCATGGCAAAACCTTGAATGATGGAGCCGGCGGTAATGTAGAAAAGTTTCTTGGAAGCATGACGATAGAAAAAGGGGCTCTTCCGCCCGGGTAGGATCTGTAAGTTCACACGGAATCATCCTTCATCGATTAGAGTAACAAGCTAGTCCTGCTTTTTTAAGTGTATGCTTGTTCCCTGGAGGGGATACCGGGATAGATCTTTTTAACGAAAATATGTATAGGCTGACTCTGGAGATATCCATAGGCAGCCCTCTAGTATTTAACATTCTCTTGTGGTTTGGTCTATGTTTAAATTACGTAACAAAATCCATCGGTTTGTTTCTCTCTCACCCCGAGTTCAAACGTATCTTGCCGAAGACCCCGGCGCATCGTTTCAAGGGAAAGCACTTCGGTGGGTTGGATATTTCCCAAATGTACATGAGATCCAAATTTGCGGAGAAGCATCGCTTGCTGCTGCTTAAGAGGTGCCTCCCAAATCAGCTTTCTTGCATCCGACACGTTGTCGATGATATTATTTATCATTTCTTCCTGGCACTCGCCATGCTTATCGTAAATACCGATGCCTAGTCCAGACTCGCGCGCTTCAACAATGATAAACTCCGCGCCTACGTCTAAATCCGCTTCCATCGTATACGCGAGCATTTCGGCGTCGATGTGGGAACCGGATTGTTTTTTACCATACTCCGTAAAAACCCGAAGTCCGCGTTGTTTACCTTCCCGAATGAGTTCCGTTCGTTTTTTTCGCGACATCTCAATCGTGCCGTCAGATACTTCTATCGCGTTAAATCCAAGACGGCAAACGGTATTAAAAAATGCGGGGACGACATCTTGCTGCACGGCTGTCTCAAGCAAGGTCCCGCCGGGCATGACCGTGATTCCATGTTGTTTGGCTAGATTGATTTTGTATAGCAGCATTTCCGTTTTATACAGCGGAGCCGTCCCAAAACCGAATTTGACACAATCGAT
This Paenibacillus sp. JZ16 DNA region includes the following protein-coding sequences:
- a CDS encoding YitT family protein; the encoded protein is MLPGRKSPFFYRHASKKLFYITAGSIIQGFAMAMFLFPHAIPSGGGAGIAVLLNHAFEIPMSLGLWLANFIFLAFTVPYLDGVSAFGTIFVITVTSVSVNFFEVFLEPPFGNVWIDLLFGSVILGTGVAILIKQRVSNGGIGYVALAIYKYKRINPGTSLFWMNGIIFAFAAYVIDWKIIILAVVCQWISTRIINWIHQFPPPKSVYQPAWRKK
- a CDS encoding phosphosulfolactate synthase, translating into MNSSLRTVWPMEICDPSGLRENPEHGKKDHDTYGVMERGMTMVIDKGLGRNMFSDVIETASDYIDCVKFGFGTAPLYKTEMLLYKINLAKQHGITVMPGGTLLETAVQQDVVPAFFNTVCRLGFNAIEVSDGTIEMSRKKRTELIREGKQRGLRVFTEYGKKQSGSHIDAEMLAYTMEADLDVGAEFIIVEARESGLGIGIYDKHGECQEEMINNIIDNVSDARKLIWEAPLKQQQAMLLRKFGSHVHLGNIQPTEVLSLETMRRGLRQDTFELGVREKQTDGFCYVI